GCCACGGCGTCGCCAATGGTGGCTTGTTGTGCCGACTTGCCGTCCATTTGATTGCAGGCGGAGTAGAGCGTCAAGAGCTCGCTGGCCACATTGCTGAACTTAGGATGATCTTTAAGTGCGGGATCACAGAAATGTTCGATCTCCGCCATCGTGAATTCACGCACACGAATCAAACCAGAACGTGGGGAGATCTCATTGCGGAAAGAATTGCCGATTTGGGCCACCGCGAATGGGAGACGACCCTGATTGAATTCCAGGAGACGCTTGAAGTTCACAAAGATGCCTTGAGCCGTCTCGGGACGGAGGAAACCCTTCACCAGACCAGTGGGTCCAATTTGGGTGGCAAACATCAGATTGAACTCGATGGGTTCGGTCAAATCGTTGCCAGTCAGCGGGGATTTAATGTTGTACTTGGCCAGCACATCGGCCAGTTCCTGTTTGTTGAGACCATCCAACTTGATGATGATGTCCTCGCACTCTGCTTGCAACGCTGGCGTGGCGTCCTTTGCCTTGCTGAGCTTCTCAAGCGCCTGTTTGATCAAATGATCGAGTCGGAAGCATTCTCCTGTCTTGACATCCTTGACCATCAAATCAGCAAAGCGTTCCACATGTCCCGAAGCCTTCAGCACAGGCTCTGGCGTCAGCATGGAGCAATCAACCTCAAGCATTTGCTCCTCCAGGCTAAAGAACTGACGCCACAGCGTCAGAATGTTGGACTTGAGGGCACAGCCCATGGGACCAAAATCATACTGGCCAGTGATACCGCCATAGATGGCAAAGCTCTGATCGTAGAAGAAGCGACGCTTCACCAGATCCTCCATGCGGGCACGATCGAAGCTTACCACGCTGGGCGTCAGAGCCAATTCTTTGTCCTCCAACACCTTCTTGCGAGCCTTGAGCTCAGCCACCGCCTTCTTCACATCCAATTCAGGTGCTCCATTGGCCTTCAACTCACGCACTAGGTTGCCCTGCTCCTGGACCCGCTCTCGGAGTGGAGCGAGTTGTTTTTCAATCTCTGGATTTGACATGATAtactctgctgttgctgaacGTAATTTAACgttgcgtttttgttttgtggtgCCCCAGACTTTGGGGGTAGCGGAGGAGACGAATGAACTGGTTGAAAAAGCTGCTTGGTTGGCAATTGTCTCACGCCAACTCCAcgtttttgtttgtcgttgAATTTGCGATAGAATTCCACGTGCGCCACGCAAGTTGGGGAGCGCTTTAAACAACTGCAATGacatatgttattttttaaacaattaacagcgtaaatttatgtaatttttgaTTGAAGACTTAGGAGAATGCTTCGCGAACAATACCTTCACTTGCCTGTTGGATGATTCACAATAGAATGCGGCTAGTTGTACAACACTACAACTTCACCGTCCAACAGCTGGCGTGCTGCAACGCCGGTCAATTGTGTCGTGTGTGggcattttgtgtttttctcttttttccaatagcatttatttaaataacaaatttagcTATTTAGTAACTCCCATTGCATAGTTTGAAGCCGAATGATACTCATATTGAATGGtatatatcatttaaatttgaccCCGTCGTAACGGTTGCTGTTGTATGCTATTAACAACACTACAACTTCATATTCAAGCAGCTCAATAGTAGCCAAATTTGACGTGTGTGGGCATTTGTTCTTATGGGGTAATATATTACTAGCGGTTATtggcaaataataattgaagcaATTATATtaccaattattattattagctcaattatatattatttgcttaaaaattaccattaaactttttgttttatcttgTAAAAAATAGTTACTTTTGAGTGTTGTTTATCAGTTTACGATACATCGATACATTTTCATCAGATTGACCAATTGGTGtttggtataaaaacaaaatatttgaagctTTGTataattatggtatattatttaaaaatacaactagACTCATATAgtgattttcttttatttatcgCGCAAACCTaataagttttaattgttaattaaggaaaataattgtaaacaattttgaaaaagaGGCGAATAAAATACCACTATTCGATAAGCAGCATGTGATCACAATGAGCGAGCTGGAGAAAAATCGATGCACATAAGAGTTGTCATCGATATTTCTCCAGCACcagtttttgttctttattaGCTCCCCCAGGAAGCATTcttctcgtttcgttttttcaacttcattttatcaattaaataattgcttcaattatttaaaagcgACACGTATTTGCTAAACTGTTTATTCGTTTAAAagtttatgaaataaaatagtttaacaTGTGCAAACGTTAGTGTGTTCGTGAATTGCTTAAGAAGCTGGTGTAAGACGAAAAAAAAGTGACGACGCCGTGTCGTCAGCGACGACGCTATGCGACCGCATTTTTGtctaatataaaaacaaaagacacaaCAAAGTGCTCACCAGGTCACCAGGTGTGTGCACACTGTGGGCAACTGGCCTCTGCTGCTTTTTCTGCTCAGATGGCGTATATACAGCATTAATAacacgaaagaaaaaaaagaaaggcgGAGTATTTGTAAACAGCAACATCGAAATTAAGGCtgggcaacaaaaacaaggcAACGAAGAAGACAACGGCGTCTATTGGTGAGTAGACACATACTATGATAGCATATGTACACAAATACATAAGCATCAATTCATACACAGCTGCATATGTAAATACTTACATAAATACCTTCATTTGCTTTTCGCTATTATTTGTTTGgaattaattatgttttgaatgctgcatttgcattttttttgggagcattttaaatgtagttgtTGCCCTTGGAAcctgtctttgtgtgtgtgtgtggctctTATCACCTTGTACAGTTTaccatttcaattaaaaatataccactgtgcgtatttaaatttatacgtcacatttttacatatgtatgtatttatgtacatttctCGCGTGTTTTTTGGATGTGggtataaaatacatatttcccCATTATGTATGTTTCGTTCTGGGAACAGTCTCATTGAactctctatttttttttggcagtgGTTGTGGTGCAGGTGGTAAAGGCAACTTGATGTTGAAGCTGTACACAACGAACGACTCTTAATAAGCTTTATATTGTGCACGTCTCcctaacaaacaaaaagtaaaaacaaaaacagaaattacaaaatttaatgctAACTCCAAACTATGTTTTAAATTGTGATGCTGATCGAGAACATTTGATTGAATGAAGACTGCTTAATGTCTTTCTAGGATcagccaaccaaccaaacAACCAATCATTTGCACCGCAACCACCGCTAATCATCCGATAAATGTAAGCGATTATTCTCGATAAATGTTTGAACGAAGCAGTCTACTCATGGAGTCCAGTGCTGggcaatgcaattaaaatcgCCACGGACGAGGACTATGGCCAGTATTCAAAATGAGGAACTGGCAACGCATAACCGAATCACCCCCCTTTGCAACActagcaacaataacaacaattacgCTAATAGTATTGACAACAATCATAATGTTGGCCCAAGTAGTACTTCCGCGTCTAGCGGAAATCTCGCACATGCTCCTGATGAACGGGGAACGAGCAGTAAGCGAGAATCGCTGGAAGCGCGTAAGCAAAACCTTGAGTTGCGCCTAAGCGAAAAGAGCTGGCTGCTCCAGCAGATCCAAAAGCATGAAGCAGCCATCATCCATGGCAACTATGAGCATATGACGATCAATGAGTTCTTTGCCCAGTTGGCGCAGCAGTATAAGcatgagcagcagctgcaacaactgggcaaggacaacaacaacgggagCGCTCTGTTGCGGCGCAAACAGagcacaagcagcaacaacaacatcaccaataataacatcaacaacaacaacaccattaataataacaacaataatatcaACAATAATCGACACTCGGAGACGCATTCGAATCGCAGCTCCGAGTATGATAATTATCAGCCAGCTGGCAGCGGTGGCGGCATGGGCGATATGCTGGTCATAGGCGTGgcacagcagcagtcgcagcagcatcCGCATGTGAAGAGCGCCCTCAAGAAGCGTCCCACACCCACGCCCACCGCCCAGATACAGATGCAGTATGCAGCACAGACGGCACAGCGACAACagttgccacaacagcagcagcaacaacaacatatgcTGCTGCATCACATGGATGCTTTTGCctatcaacagcagcagcaacagcaacgctcGCAGACCGATGTCATTTCGATGTACTCGGCCAACTCGTCGAACGTGGCCACCTTGAGGCAACAGCATGTGGCGCCCCAGCAACAACCCATTATTGTGCAGTGCGACAAGTACTATTTGTCGCCCACACATCAGAGCTACAACGAGGGTGGCTTCATCAAATCGAGTCAGAACATCAAGAAGTATGTGTCGCCCCTTGCCTCGCCCAGCGCCATCAGTTACGAGCAATCCTCGttgcagcatcaacagcatcagcgACAACTCGATGCGATTTCGCTGGCGCCCAGTTACATGTCTGTGGAGATGGAGAGCgtgcaacagcatcaacagcagcaatatcGCTGGCGTTCACAATCGCACATTGCCGCCTTGACGCCACCGCAtccacatcagcagcagtcgcagAATCAGGCTATGAACGCCATGGCAGCGGAAACCAAATCCCATTCGAGCGACATGTTGGCGGCGCCACTACAACGCTACAACAGCAAGGCTGGCAAGCCACTCGATGAGATCTCGTTGTGCTCGACGACCATCGAGAAGAAGCCCAAGTCCAAGCAGTGGCTGGAATCGTCACTGGACGGGCCAGCAGTGGTGCGTCAAATCGAATCCTCGGCACACAGTCCGGTgagcagcaatggcagcagcgCCGCCGCAGCCTCAGCTGGTGCCGCCAAGCCGCGCATTAAACTCTCCTCGCAATCGATGTCGGTGTCCGGCAGACACTACTCGATGTCGGGGCAGCGTGGCACGCACAATTATGCGCCAGCAGGCTATGCGGCAGCTGGCAATGCCAAGGCGTTGCAGCATGCGGACGAACGGTTTGCCAAGCTCAGTCAATCCACCTCGTATCTGAATGCCATGGAGCAGACTGTGGGCATATCCACGTCGTATGCACTGGAGCCACTTGATATACCGCCATTTAGGCATCTGCCGCCCAAGCCCAATcacagccagcagccaacGCCGCCGCCTCGTCCGCCACcagtcagcaacaacaataataataacaataacaataataacagtcCGAATGTTAACAACAACTTGTCCACTGCGCTGGTGTCGCCACCGTTGACTGTGGTCACAGCGACAGTTGCAGCGGCAGCCAGTTTGTCGCCCGACATTCGCATCGAGTCGCCGAAGAACATGACTGTGGTGCAGCAGGCCACATTTCAGCCGTACAAGGAGGTGACCAAACCCTTTGAGATGTCCGACTTCTACAAGTACTCGACCAAGTTCAAGCAGAAAGAAGTCGGACGACCCGAATGAcatcaacttttttttagcattaactttattttatgacACTTATTTAATCGCATGGATTTGCCAATCGAATCGGTTTCGAATACACTAAACGATATTACAGAATACTATATAACAATGTTGTGGAATGGAAATAatctactactactactattactATGTTGACCTAATGCCTTTGCAATAAGCCTTTCCAAAAATAGTTGGACTACAATTActaatattgcatttaaaacaacaaaaaactgaaaaacttCTCGAAATGCGACGATTTCTATAGATATTAATTGATAGCAATTGTTAATTGTGTACCACACAAATTTGTAcactgaatttaaatattaatatagtctatgtatttggtatagttAACTTGTTTTTCGATataagacaaacaaacaaaacaaaaacgatttgaatgtattcaataaataattacataagTACAAATGTTTTCTATTCTATCGATGTAAGAAACTAATGTTGAAAGTCATGGAAAAGGTTTATGaaaatttaccaaaattcattttaaatttaccacaaaaagttatttactatttggttcatttttttgctagtgggtaacaattaaattgaatgttGTGCGGTATTTTTGGTCGTTAATAATTCTACTTACAAATTAAGGaaatcttttgttttattctacATGTGGAAAATAATACCTAACACCAGTTggcatgcataaataaatatttgtttatgtacatttaagtaagaaattaaataaataatctgcGACccaaatttttctttaataaatttgaaaattttaaaacatttctgttttttatttcctaAAGTAATATAAGCTAAGggaatttagttttaaatccATTTTAACTAATTGTAAATGGATTTTATAATTGGATTTGATTGTTTctaattatgtttattaagCCTGCTGGATTTTTGTGGACTCAATTTCATTACTCTCTAATGAATTGTTTGAAATTGAGATTTTATGATCTTTTCTAAGTAAACATGTATGTACATCGACTGAAGTATTAAAGAGAACTCTAATGTCAGATTTCGCTTCAGAGGTCTTGTAAATATGGTTCTCTTACATCAAGTCGTATGTTTATCCGAATGCTAGAACATATCCGAATTCAAATAGATCTATttgtaactgtgtgtgtgtatatattttgaaaacagATCGTGTTGTGCTTGAGtgagcatttcttttttgggggTCTCTCCTCTGCCGTTGCTCTTTTCGATAGTTTccaacaaccaaaaataaaagacaaatCGCTTTCTGGTTCTCTTTGCCGCAGCTAGTCAAAGTGATTCAGTTGCATGAGGAGCGCGCGGTTACGTGCAACTCTGCTACAGATCGGTTGCACTTTAATTGGGTTCATAACTTGTATTTTTCGAAAGGAACCGCAAAATCCACAAATATGATAGTCTAGTGAATCGCGTAGTTAGCTTCCAATtgtcttgtgttttttttagtttagtcAAGTGCATTGTCTGTTCAAAATTTACGTAAATCTTTTTACTCCCAACATAACCTCGTTGTCTATAtgtgtttaaattgaaaacaaataaacccgaaatagacaaaaatataaagtattttgTGGCAGACAACTATCAACAATATGTATGAGTGAAATTGACAGTGGCAAATGTCTCAGAATTGGGCCACTGATAATGACCGAATTGGCCAAGTTGAGTGCATGAAGAGCAGCATCAGACAAAATGAATCTCTACACAATATACGACTGGGTATGTATGAGCTAAAGCTATAGTATCTGCCAtccacatacacagagagaaaagcGCAAGCtgaaagtactaaaatattgttcttaaaaaagaaaaaccttttttgttgttttaattcaaatcaaaacaaataaattaggGCGATTCGAAGGCCTAAATTAGTACTCAttaattagtattttgtttgtacattcaaaaaaaaaaaaaacaaaaatataattggcaaaaaataaaatctttggTTTTCAAATCACCAACATTCttcatactttaaaaaaattactttaacactgaataaacttaaaaaaacgAGATTGAAAATGAAGAGCTTCGCGAAGAaaggtattttaaaaaatctgaatattttaaagtaatttactTTAGTAGTAATTAAAGTggtattatattaaatctagtatttaatactacatttaattatacagTAAAGAGATTACTGGCTATTGAGACCTTTGActgtttttctgtttattttatgatGAATATTTTGGAAATTCTTATTTAATGATATTCACTACAGaaatttttccaaattttttaatCAGCAATGAAATCTATGAGGgaatgtaattattataattattagtaTATCAAACAAAATACACTTAAGCAATTATAGCTTTAAGGCAGATATTTTTCTAACAGAATTCAATGGGTTTAAAAATTGgagttattataattatatttcaataggaatatacaaaaagtcgaataataaaataaaataagtaatcTGAGTACAATCATAATAGATAGTACACAAATTCGCTGAATTTGTCGGCAACAAATTCGACTTGCTATCAACAGTGTAGATCATCATATTTCTCGCTGTGTTCGTTTATGCTCGTCTTTATCGCACGTGTTGGTAATAGAAgccaaatggaaattaaagGCGCCTTTGACCTTTAGCCCGCTCCAACTGTTCGGGCAGTCAGCCAAGGTGCTGTGGACCCTCcacgaaaaaataaacaaaattcaaatagtGCGCGCCTTATCTGCAGGGCGTAAGCAGGCAGCAGCATGTTGTTGATTTGGATGCCAACCAACATGTTGCCCACAAAACGTAGAACGATTTACGACTTGCGTTCCACAccaaaataacacacacacacacacacatacaggcaGAGACACACAAcggcacacaaacacacagtgattttgtttataaataagaaaagaaattggGAGCGCATTCGGTGCACGGAACCGCTTGGAAccattgcaaaaatattgtgtgTTTGGTTCTCGCTCAGCTCATTTGCCCGCTGACTATCGCTCTCTTTGGCCgttttcttttgatttctgCGGGATTGACAGACTGCTGCTActattgctgctgatgtttgatttttttttttgaatttggGAGTCCGCGTAGTCAATGCCTGCACCGGCTGGCCGTGTGTTGTGAGCgcggcattttatttataacataacTTGCACTGCAGGCGGTCGACGTCGGTCGCAAACTGTAAAATTgagagataaataaaaaacgtcGAGTCAAGTCGAGCGAGTGTTGTGTGTGATTTAAAAAAGTTGTataaatgcaatgaaaaaaaagtgtaatGCATAATTACATCAATAGAAAGTGAGGGCAAAAGTGCAACAACTGTGCGACCTTAACCATGGGCAAGACACAAGTGAGTAcgatttgaaattgtttagaGGAAGTTGTCACCCAAAATTGTAGAGGAAGTTAGAGGCAGACAATTAATGATCTGCTCGAGTGGTGACATAAAACCCTTTTATGAGCTAACGCCAGCCTTCGATACGAATGAATTCCATTCGATTATGGTGTCGTGTCAATTTACgcaatatttcatttggctAAATCAAATGCCATCGATGATGTGGTCTAGGTGGGTGTGCCCCAAAGCGGAGACTTCCTCGCATATGCGTTCTTATTATTACGATTTTTGCTGCTAAAATTCAGTCGACATCAATGCCCTCAAATGTGTGTCACACCCAAGAAaccaaccagcaacaacaacaacaacagcaacagaaattgGTTGAAGCGCAACACTCGTAGGTGCAGGAATTATGTATGTCGGAGGAGCGGCGGTGAAAGACACGCAGcgaaaacagaaaactttTATCGGGAACTACTTGAGTTGCCATGACGATGTCAAATATTGTTATCCCGATACGGCTAAAAAGGACTCGTGCCGTTGCGAGTTCGCTTTTGCCTGACAAGTTCAAGGACGTTCAAATTTAACTCGAGTAGAGTTCGCAAAGTGCCAGAGCCCGTCTCTGACCTACatgtcgtatgcgcaatgctCAACTATGCATCTCTCTCAATAAACATACTATAGACAGATCGCAGCAACAATGCGCTCAATTAATGTCAATATAATGCATACGTTGAGTTCATTTCGTAAACTAATTGAATTTCCAGCCAGCCAGAAGTCTCGAGTGGCATGCTGGAGGCAGGGAAATAGAGAGAGATCTGTCGAGTGGACGACACCGTTTTAATTAGTGGCGTTGCCAggcattttgtataaaaataaactctaATAAGTTGCAGGCAGTGATCGCTATGCGCTATGCGATCAACGATACGCCCGCCAGGTTATTACAAAATCTCGCAAACGTTTCTAATTATAAAAGGGTGCGCAGGCAACTTGATGCTCGAGTTCGACCAGCTGCAATCCATCAAATTGCGCCTCACGGTGATTCAGAAAACGACGTGGGCACACGATGCTCTAATAATCACTTGAGCTACATGGGTCAATTGGTTGAAGCCCACAACACGATTGCCTAAtcaatgctgatgatgatgatgatctgtgtgctgtgctgtttATGCAGCCTGTTTACCCACatctctctgtgtgttggGGGCAAGTTTAATGTGCCGCATAACCCCATAATCCTGAAAATGCGTGCGCCAACAACGTTGTCTTCGTTTTCGTCTCCGTCTTCGTTGTCTTTGTCGCATTGTTTGGCGTTGACAATGAGGTGACATCAttacgaaatgaaatgaaaatcgaaATGAATTTATGGCGTCGTGTCTTCTTCTGTCGTGCCCACAGAAGCGTGCCAGCCAACTCGGTCAGCCGCACAGGCAGATGCACACTTTACATAAGTTGATGTGtgaattcaattcattcaACGCACCTTATAACACTACTATATTTTACAGTAGAATCGTGCTCTTTGTATTGTTGCACTTGCAGTTGGAACATAGTTTTAAGCTGTTAGTATTTAGGAAATACAACAAcctatttaatattaaaacaaaatgaatataatttttctttatcaatTTTCAGATTCCTTTTAGAATGGTTAAAAACCTTATCAAATTTTCTGAGTATTGTCAATGTTTTCGTAGCTTTATATGAAGcgtatttctatatttctcAAATAAAATACCCCAAAATTCGAATATTCTCACATTTGGGattaaagtttaattgaagttaaattttatgatttgttgCTTAGTttcatttcttcatttttattaaacaaataattaagaaatctacagtcgagtgtgctcgattttgaataagagcGAAACAGTGtagtatatattcttatatatattcttaaaatataccaaatggatatattaaaaattactaaaaatatactaaatgctatatttggtatattgatatagtactacatccAAAATACACTGTAGAGTACTAAGCATACCAGATTGACAGTTCAAGCAACTGGGACTCTATTGGAGTAGCtgtttttttgccatacataagtatttcttgaataacttatACTTCTATATCGTCTCGGATGTTGGTtgattaaatatactttatgagGTCGGGGATGACTCTTTCTGCCTGTTCCATACATTTCCCGCAGACACAAAGTTACCTACCCTATAGATAGTGGGTCTAAGAATGCGTCTAAAAGATGTTACCTAGCATAAAAAGATAATATGAGTTGAATCAAGACAAGTTGCTAAATGAAATGCGTAGATGAGATAACGTTTAAAGAgaagaatttcattttatttacttcttcgttataaaaaataaatctacagactcaaaaataaaagcttgtaatttaaatgtaaatgcaaatttccttattaaattttatttttatcaaactAAATTCTTAAAGCATTTGCACTTTCCGCTACTGCAGTTATTGTTGCTAGTTTtctaataaacaaattcattgCAGATTACATCATTGCTACGCACTCGCAGTGGCAGCGCCTTCTACAAAGCAATCGAGGCGCCAGAACAGGCGGAGGAGGAAGATCCCgaagcagccacaacagcaatcaCAGCTGGTTTAGCTGCCCGTCGCTGCAGCGCGCAACATGTTGAGGTCGAGTTCATACCAACATTAGATTTCGTATTCCAAAAAGcgccgccagcagcagcaacaacagcgagcaCAAGCGACGAGCAATCGCAACATGTTGCCGCTGAGACATCAGCAACATGCGATGATAATGTTGACACcagcaatgatgatgatgataacgCCTCGACGCATACGTACATAATCTCACGAAGCAGCTttacagcaataacaacaagtgGAAGTGGGACAATTTCGAGCAGCACACCATACGCGGTTACATCAACTGACACCGCAGAGTTGCTGCGGCAACAGAATCAACTTAGTCTCACTGAGGACGAGCAAACAATCTCGTCGTTTAGCATTGAGCCACCGACTAGTTCCATGACCATTGACATGGCGGAGCCACAACAGacgagaacaacagcaaccacaacaaccacgacGACGAGAAGTGAGGCAACAAGTAGTGGCGATGTCTTGGCTGCCaatacgacaacaacaacaaccacgacgAGCAGCAGCATAGAGGAAGACATTGAGGAGGCGATTGATTTGAGTGAAGTGGAGGAGGAGTTGCTGCAGTCCAACATTGAATCGCTGTCGGGAGCAGCGAAGCCATCGCAACAAAGTGCCAAAGTGGATGAGAGCAGTGAGGAGGCGGAACAGTTTCGCATTGATGATGCACAGCTCTCGGGTGGACAGTTGGCACAGCACTTCCTTGTGGATGACGACGAAAGTGACGAGTTAGATGTGGAGCCAAAAGAACACACAGTGCATTCTGAGGAGCATGAAGAGCAGTTGGGCGATGAAGAGGAACAGGAAGAtgaggaggatgaggatgaagaTGACGATGACTTTGACATAAGTTTGCCTTTGGAGCAGCGCAAAGTGGTGCACTCGCGACACGAGGATAACCTGGAGTTGCCAGCTGGCGAGGCAGACGCAAGTCTTAGCAATCAAAGTACCACCGATGATGTGTCCGACTTTGGCGATGAACCGCAGCATGCAACGGCCACAGAGACGGAAGAGCAGCTTGCCAGCGAGAGTGTGGTACAGACAGCCAACTCGCAGGAACCGGAAGAGCAGTCAAAGCTGGAGCAAAGTGAGCtggagcagcaggagcaaagTGGCCTGGAGCCAGAGCAGCAACCAAGTGAGGCGCAACTGGAGCCAGACCAAAGTGAGCTGGATGCGCACAGCGAACAAGATCATTCGCTAGAAGAAATCATGGCCACAAACGAATCTGTAGAGATCACTTACGATCCCGAGGATCCCGCTGTCAGCAGCTCCATGCGCTCCACATCGCCTAATATAGGCATGGTGACCGATCTGGATGTTGTCGAGGAGGAACAGGTGAAAACGTTGCAGTTGCCACAGTTGAAGCGGCCGCAAATCATCGAACGCAAGCATGCAACAATGCTGGAaacgttgcagctgcagccagAGCAGCCTTTAGAGCTGACTATCCTAGAGATGGACGAGGACGATGAAGATGCTGCCGAGGAGTGTTCGCTGCAGCTGATGAAGCTGCGCCTGATGGCCATGCATCAGCAGACGCTGGCCGAAAGTGCGGGCAAAACATCGCCCACCGAATCAGCCAACTCCAATGAGAATCCCACCAGCGGCGAACTGAAGCAAATGGAGCGAGTCGCGTTGCCCGAGTTTAGCAAGGATGTGCTTGAGGATATTACGGAGGAGAGCGAACGTCAGCTGTCGCTCAGCACCGTCGAGGAGCCGCAGTCGTTATCGATGGAGGAGTCCAAGACGCTGCTGGCAGGCAAACCTGGCAGCAGCTCCAGTGTGGTCAGTCTCAATATGCTGAAGCAACTGGAGGCGAAGGTGCATGATCTATACACGCAGCTGGAAACGAAAGACAGCTGCCTAAACTCGCTGAATTTACAGCTGGAGGCTGCACGTCGCGAATCCAATACGGGAGGTTCTGTGTCAGCACGTGACAGCAGCTCGTTGGTCACCAATTCGACGGAGTATCGCACATTTCAGGATGAGTTTGGAGCACCCGTAAGTTTAACCAtagattcatttattttcacaaCTTAATCTCAAACGTGTTTACAGACTCTTGATATCTATGTGGAGCTGTCGCGACGCGATGAAATCATTGCCAAGCTCACCGAGTCCCTGC
This is a stretch of genomic DNA from Drosophila albomicans strain 15112-1751.03 chromosome 3, ASM965048v2, whole genome shotgun sequence. It encodes these proteins:
- the LOC117569345 gene encoding glycine--tRNA ligase: MSNPEIEKQLAPLRERVQEQGNLVRELKANGAPELDVKKAVAELKARKKVLEDKELALTPSVVSFDRARMEDLVKRRFFYDQSFAIYGGITGQYDFGPMGCALKSNILTLWRQFFSLEEQMLEVDCSMLTPEPVLKASGHVERFADLMVKDVKTGECFRLDHLIKQALEKLSKAKDATPALQAECEDIIIKLDGLNKQELADVLAKYNIKSPLTGNDLTEPIEFNLMFATQIGPTGLVKGFLRPETAQGIFVNFKRLLEFNQGRLPFAVAQIGNSFRNEISPRSGLIRVREFTMAEIEHFCDPALKDHPKFSNVASELLTLYSACNQMDGKSAQQATIGDAVANKLVANETLGYYMARIQQFLHAIGIKPECLRFRQHMGNEMAHYACDCWDAEILTSYGWVECVGCADRSAYDLSQHSQATGVRLVAEKRLPAPKTVEVSEIVPNKQTLGKTFKKDAKAITEALAKLSLDDIKQVETQLAAGGQYKLTLGDGATHELGNETISVKHATKTVHVEEFIPSVVEPSFGIGRIMYALLEHSFQCREGDEQRCYFTLPPIVAPIKCSILPLSNNAEFQPYTQKLAAALTKAELSHKVDDSSGSIGRRYARTDEIAIPYGITVDFDTLKEPHTVTLRDRNTMKQVRLALDAVVGVVKDLATARLSWSQVLEQYPAFEQQETTK
- the LOC117570468 gene encoding putative uncharacterized protein DDB_G0271606, whose product is MQLKSPRTRTMASIQNEELATHNRITPLCNTSNNNNNYANSIDNNHNVGPSSTSASSGNLAHAPDERGTSSKRESLEARKQNLELRLSEKSWLLQQIQKHEAAIIHGNYEHMTINEFFAQLAQQYKHEQQLQQLGKDNNNGSALLRRKQSTSSNNNITNNNINNNNTINNNNNNINNNRHSETHSNRSSEYDNYQPAGSGGGMGDMLVIGVAQQQSQQHPHVKSALKKRPTPTPTAQIQMQYAAQTAQRQQLPQQQQQQQHMLLHHMDAFAYQQQQQQQRSQTDVISMYSANSSNVATLRQQHVAPQQQPIIVQCDKYYLSPTHQSYNEGGFIKSSQNIKKYVSPLASPSAISYEQSSLQHQQHQRQLDAISLAPSYMSVEMESVQQHQQQQYRWRSQSHIAALTPPHPHQQQSQNQAMNAMAAETKSHSSDMLAAPLQRYNSKAGKPLDEISLCSTTIEKKPKSKQWLESSLDGPAVVRQIESSAHSPVSSNGSSAAAASAGAAKPRIKLSSQSMSVSGRHYSMSGQRGTHNYAPAGYAAAGNAKALQHADERFAKLSQSTSYLNAMEQTVGISTSYALEPLDIPPFRHLPPKPNHSQQPTPPPRPPPVSNNNNNNNNNNNSPNVNNNLSTALVSPPLTVVTATVAAAASLSPDIRIESPKNMTVVQQATFQPYKEVTKPFEMSDFYKYSTKFKQKEVGRPE